In Streptomyces seoulensis, the following are encoded in one genomic region:
- the dprA gene encoding DNA-processing protein DprA, with amino-acid sequence MTGERPEGERTGRVFLTRVIEPGDDVGGRWLRLFGVPEVVRRLREGGDPLPGVSGTRWRGLLARAARADPAADLAAARETGARFVCPGDAEWPAQLDDLGDGRPVGLWVRGRPGLRMWALRSVAVVGARACTEYGSHVAATLAAGLAEQGWVVVSGGAYGVDGAAHRGALAADGATVAVLASGVDQAYPRGHAALIDRIAQQGLVIGELPPGDHPTSSRFIVRNRVIAALTRGTVVVEAACRSGSLVTARAAQRLGRFTMGVPGPVTSGRSAGVHELLRGEAVLVTDAADVIELVGGIGELAPPRRGPVLPRDLLDPDAATVLAALPAARPAGPEEIAREARTTREEAVARLYELRALGYVERHDDGWKLTRQAMLPVGKDPQPP; translated from the coding sequence ATGACGGGGGAGCGCCCGGAGGGGGAGCGGACCGGGCGGGTGTTCCTCACCCGGGTCATCGAGCCCGGGGACGACGTCGGCGGACGGTGGCTGCGGCTGTTCGGGGTGCCGGAGGTGGTGCGGCGGCTGAGGGAGGGCGGCGATCCCCTGCCGGGGGTGAGCGGCACCCGCTGGCGCGGACTGCTGGCACGGGCGGCGCGTGCCGATCCGGCGGCGGACCTGGCGGCCGCGCGGGAGACCGGGGCGCGGTTCGTGTGCCCGGGGGACGCGGAGTGGCCCGCCCAGCTCGACGACCTGGGCGACGGACGCCCGGTGGGCCTCTGGGTGCGCGGCCGGCCGGGGCTGCGGATGTGGGCGCTGCGGTCCGTGGCCGTCGTGGGCGCCCGCGCCTGCACCGAGTACGGCTCCCATGTGGCCGCCACTCTCGCCGCCGGGCTGGCCGAACAAGGGTGGGTGGTCGTCTCCGGCGGGGCCTACGGGGTCGACGGCGCCGCGCACCGGGGTGCCCTCGCGGCCGACGGGGCGACCGTCGCCGTGCTGGCCTCGGGGGTGGATCAGGCGTATCCGCGCGGACACGCCGCGCTGATCGACCGGATCGCCCAACAGGGTCTGGTGATCGGGGAGTTGCCGCCGGGAGATCATCCGACGTCCAGCCGCTTCATCGTCCGTAACCGGGTGATCGCGGCGCTCACCCGGGGCACGGTCGTGGTGGAGGCCGCCTGCCGCAGCGGCTCGCTGGTCACGGCCCGCGCCGCCCAGCGGCTCGGCAGGTTCACCATGGGTGTGCCCGGTCCGGTGACCAGCGGGCGCTCCGCCGGGGTGCACGAGCTGCTGCGCGGGGAGGCGGTGCTCGTCACCGACGCGGCGGACGTGATCGAACTCGTCGGAGGCATCGGTGAACTGGCCCCGCCCCGCCGCGGCCCGGTGCTCCCGCGCGACCTGCTCGACCCGGACGCGGCCACCGTCCTCGCCGCCCTGCCCGCCGCCCGCCCGGCCGGGCCCGAGGAGATCGCCCGTGAGGCCCGCACCACCCGCGAGGAGGCGGTCGCCCGGCTGTACGAGCTTCGAGCGCTTGGCTATGTCGAACGACACGACGACGGCTGGAAGTTGACACGCCAGGCGATGCTGCCGGTCGGGAAAGACCCGCAGCCGCCCTGA